The following coding sequences lie in one Streptomyces albofaciens JCM 4342 genomic window:
- the moaA gene encoding GTP 3',8-cyclase MoaA — translation MLIDTYGRVATDLRVSLTDRCNLRCTYCMPEEGLQWLAKPDLLTDDEIVRLIRIAVTDLGVEEVRFTGGEPLLRPGLVGIVERVAALEPRPQLSLTTNGIGLERTATALRAAGLDRVNVSLDTLRPDVFRALTRRKRHEDVLRGLEAARAAGLTPVKVNSVLMPGLNDDEAPDLLAWAVAHDYELRFIEQMPLDAQHGWKREGMITAGDILASLRTRFTLTPEGREERGSAPAERWLVDGGPHRVGVIASVTRPFCRACDRTRLTADGQVRTCLFATEETDLRAALRSTAPDAEIARLWKQAMWGKKAGSGLDDPAFLQPERPMSAIGG, via the coding sequence GTGCTCATCGACACTTACGGTCGCGTGGCCACCGACCTGCGCGTCTCGCTGACCGACCGGTGCAACCTGCGCTGCACGTACTGCATGCCCGAGGAGGGCCTGCAGTGGCTCGCCAAGCCGGACCTGCTCACCGACGACGAGATCGTCCGCCTGATCCGTATCGCGGTCACCGACCTCGGCGTCGAGGAGGTCCGCTTCACGGGCGGGGAGCCCCTGCTGCGCCCCGGCCTGGTCGGCATCGTCGAGCGCGTGGCCGCCCTGGAGCCCCGCCCGCAGCTCTCGCTGACCACCAACGGCATCGGCCTGGAGCGCACCGCCACCGCCCTGCGCGCCGCCGGCCTGGACCGCGTCAACGTCTCCCTCGACACGCTGCGCCCGGACGTCTTCCGCGCCCTGACCCGCCGCAAGCGCCACGAGGACGTGCTGCGCGGCCTGGAGGCCGCCCGCGCCGCCGGCCTCACCCCGGTCAAGGTCAACAGCGTCCTGATGCCCGGACTCAACGACGACGAGGCCCCCGACCTGCTGGCCTGGGCCGTCGCCCACGACTACGAGCTGCGGTTCATCGAGCAGATGCCGCTTGACGCCCAGCACGGCTGGAAGCGCGAAGGCATGATCACCGCCGGTGACATCCTGGCCTCGCTGCGCACCCGCTTCACCCTCACCCCCGAGGGCCGGGAGGAGCGCGGCTCCGCCCCGGCCGAGCGCTGGCTCGTCGACGGCGGCCCGCACCGCGTCGGCGTCATCGCCTCGGTCACCCGCCCCTTCTGCCGCGCCTGCGACCGTACGCGCCTGACCGCCGACGGCCAGGTCCGTACGTGCCTGTTCGCCACCGAGGAAACCGACTTGCGCGCGGCCCTGCGCTCCACCGCGCCGGACGCGGAGATAGCCCGCCTGTGGAAGCAGGCGATGTGGGGCAAGAAGGCCGGGTCGGGTCTCGACGACCCGGCGTTCCTCCAGCCGGAGCGGCCCATGTCGGCGATCGGCGGATAG
- a CDS encoding DUF3099 domain-containing protein: MRKQTGAQAFRITGARRGLTEDVRGRQRRYVISMSVRTVAVVLTAVLWNIERHVAIATLVLGVVLPYVAVVIANAGRENVRSLPSTFIPAPTRPMLGPGGTAGPAEPVPEAAGPDADGPRRERS, translated from the coding sequence ATGCGGAAGCAGACCGGCGCCCAGGCCTTCCGGATCACGGGAGCGCGACGGGGCCTGACCGAGGATGTGCGGGGCCGGCAGCGGCGCTATGTGATCTCGATGTCGGTACGGACCGTGGCCGTGGTGCTCACGGCCGTGCTCTGGAACATCGAGCGTCACGTGGCCATCGCCACCCTGGTGCTGGGGGTCGTCCTGCCGTACGTCGCGGTGGTGATCGCCAACGCCGGGCGGGAAAACGTACGTTCACTGCCGTCCACCTTCATACCGGCGCCCACGCGGCCGATGCTGGGCCCCGGGGGCACCGCCGGCCCGGCGGAACCGGTCCCGGAAGCGGCCGGGCCGGATGCGGACGGGCCGCGGCGGGAACGGAGTTGA
- a CDS encoding GlsB/YeaQ/YmgE family stress response membrane protein, whose protein sequence is MTWLWAIIVGLVLGLIAKAILPGKQAIPLWLTVICGMLGSVLGNWLATGIGVNDTKGVDWTRHVLQLVGAVIVVAVGDRLWAAVRGRHRETT, encoded by the coding sequence ATGACTTGGTTGTGGGCAATCATCGTGGGCCTGGTCCTGGGCCTGATCGCCAAGGCGATCCTTCCCGGCAAGCAGGCGATCCCGCTCTGGCTGACCGTGATCTGCGGCATGCTCGGCAGCGTCCTGGGCAACTGGCTCGCCACCGGCATCGGAGTGAACGACACCAAGGGCGTCGACTGGACACGGCACGTGCTGCAGCTGGTGGGCGCCGTCATCGTGGTCGCCGTCGGTGACCGGCTCTGGGCCGCCGTACGGGGCCGCCACAGAGAGACGACCTGA
- the tyrS gene encoding tyrosine--tRNA ligase → MTRLGESVARASSLLSADLSADSTVAELLKETGARRYLDLTDLPAKEQAELIASRTVEVLPGVDQLAERIEERRAAGKGLHIKLGIDPTATDVHLGHAVPLIILSRFQRLGHDVTLIIGDFTAKIGDPSGRTAERPPLTDEDIAANLASYRDQVRPFFDFEKVSFRQNSEWLAPYTFPELLGLLSQVPVSQLLQREDFRNRLAAGSGLTMTELLYPIAQGLDSVALECDVELGGADQLLNLQMGRKLMELRGQRPQLVVTMPLIEGTDGTGAKMSKSKGNYVGLSAPADDVFGKIMSVPDRLMEPYLKAWTEWTDEEIAVVLARVADKSLHPMDLKKVLAGEVVTALYGLEAAMAARAGFVAQFSKKSFADVSTLPVVDVAEHGAETVATVLTKVLEFTPSASAARRLAKQNALRLVVEAPEGQQTLVLAEAEAIRPLGEVLAEKLAEVPGTAYLKAGRKLAQLDGR, encoded by the coding sequence ATGACACGCCTCGGCGAATCCGTCGCCCGCGCCAGCTCGCTGCTCTCCGCAGACCTCTCCGCCGACTCCACCGTCGCGGAGCTGCTCAAGGAGACGGGCGCCCGGCGCTATCTGGACCTGACGGACCTGCCCGCCAAGGAGCAGGCCGAGCTGATCGCCTCCCGTACCGTCGAGGTGCTGCCGGGCGTGGACCAGCTCGCCGAGCGCATCGAGGAGCGCCGGGCGGCGGGCAAGGGCCTGCACATCAAGCTGGGCATCGACCCGACCGCCACCGACGTCCACCTCGGGCACGCGGTGCCGCTGATCATCCTGAGCCGGTTCCAGCGGCTCGGACACGACGTGACGCTGATCATCGGTGACTTCACCGCCAAGATCGGCGACCCGTCGGGCCGTACGGCCGAGCGCCCGCCGCTGACCGACGAGGACATCGCCGCCAACCTGGCCAGCTACCGCGACCAGGTCCGGCCGTTCTTCGACTTCGAGAAGGTCAGCTTCCGGCAGAACAGCGAGTGGCTGGCGCCGTACACCTTCCCCGAGCTGCTGGGGCTGCTCTCCCAGGTGCCGGTCTCGCAGCTGCTCCAGCGCGAGGACTTCCGCAACCGCCTCGCCGCGGGCTCCGGCCTGACGATGACGGAGCTGCTGTACCCGATCGCGCAGGGCCTGGACTCGGTGGCGCTGGAGTGCGACGTGGAGCTGGGCGGCGCCGACCAGCTGCTCAACCTCCAGATGGGCCGCAAGCTGATGGAGCTGCGCGGGCAGCGGCCGCAGCTGGTCGTCACCATGCCGCTGATCGAGGGCACGGACGGCACCGGCGCCAAGATGTCCAAGTCCAAGGGCAACTACGTGGGGCTCAGCGCGCCCGCCGACGATGTCTTCGGCAAGATCATGTCGGTGCCGGACCGGCTGATGGAGCCGTACCTGAAGGCCTGGACCGAGTGGACCGACGAGGAGATCGCGGTCGTGCTGGCCCGGGTGGCGGACAAGTCGCTGCACCCGATGGATCTGAAGAAGGTGCTGGCCGGCGAGGTCGTGACGGCGCTGTACGGCCTGGAGGCGGCGATGGCCGCGCGTGCCGGGTTCGTGGCGCAGTTCTCCAAGAAGTCCTTCGCCGACGTGAGCACGTTGCCGGTGGTGGACGTCGCCGAGCACGGCGCGGAGACGGTGGCCACGGTCCTGACCAAGGTGCTGGAGTTCACGCCGAGCGCCTCGGCTGCCCGGCGGCTGGCCAAGCAGAACGCGCTGCGCCTGGTCGTGGAGGCCCCGGAGGGGCAGCAGACGCTGGTGCTGGCCGAGGCCGAGGCGATCCGGCCGCTGGGCGAGGTGCTGGCCGAGAAGCTGGCCGAGGTGCCCGGTACGGCGTACCTGAAGGCGGGCCGCAAGCTGGCCCAGCTCGACGGCCGCTAG
- a CDS encoding metallopeptidase TldD-related protein, translating into MSRNPRAGAPHEMVERALELSRADGCVVIANERSSANVRWAGNALTTNGVTRGRSLTVIATVDGAQGTASGVVSRSAVTSADLEPLVREAEAAARAAGPAEDAGPLVSGAAPSPDFTDAPAETSSAVFDSFAPALGESFKQAGDGGRELYGFAFHEVVSSYLGSSTGLRLRHDQPTGTLELNAKSPDRSRSAWAGLSTRDFRDADPLAMDAALATRLGWAERRVELPAGRYETLLPPTAVADLLVYQQWSATARDAAEGRTVFSRPGGGTRVGSKVAGLPLTLRSDPRAPGLECAPFVLAHASGDDASVFDNGLALEPTDWIREGELRRLVTTRHSAALTGLPVAPGIGNLILDGGGTRSLEEMVAGTERGLLLTCLWYIREVDPATLLLTGLTRDGVYLVENGEVVGEVNNFRFNESPVDLLGRAAEAGRTERTLPREWSDYFTRAAMPPLRIPDFNMSSVSPGV; encoded by the coding sequence ATGAGCCGTAACCCGCGGGCGGGTGCGCCCCATGAGATGGTCGAGCGGGCCCTGGAACTGTCCCGGGCCGACGGGTGTGTGGTCATCGCGAATGAGCGGTCGAGTGCCAATGTGCGGTGGGCCGGTAATGCGCTGACCACCAATGGGGTCACCCGTGGGCGGTCGCTGACGGTGATCGCCACCGTGGACGGCGCGCAGGGCACCGCCTCCGGTGTGGTTTCCCGGTCCGCGGTGACCTCGGCCGACCTGGAACCGCTGGTGCGGGAGGCGGAGGCGGCCGCGCGTGCGGCGGGGCCCGCCGAGGACGCCGGGCCGCTGGTCTCCGGTGCCGCGCCGTCGCCGGATTTCACCGATGCCCCGGCCGAGACCTCCTCCGCGGTTTTCGACTCCTTCGCGCCCGCGCTGGGCGAATCGTTCAAGCAGGCCGGGGACGGGGGGCGTGAGCTGTACGGGTTCGCCTTCCACGAGGTCGTGTCGTCCTATCTCGGCTCTTCCACGGGGCTGCGGCTGCGGCACGACCAGCCCACCGGGACGCTGGAGCTGAACGCCAAGTCCCCGGACCGCAGCCGGTCCGCCTGGGCGGGGCTGTCCACCCGGGACTTCCGTGACGCGGACCCGCTGGCCATGGACGCGGCGCTGGCGACCCGGCTCGGCTGGGCCGAGCGGCGCGTCGAGCTGCCGGCCGGGCGGTACGAGACCCTGCTGCCGCCGACCGCCGTCGCCGACCTGCTCGTGTACCAGCAGTGGTCGGCGACGGCCCGGGACGCGGCCGAGGGCCGTACGGTCTTCTCCCGGCCCGGCGGCGGCACCCGTGTCGGCAGCAAGGTCGCCGGGCTGCCTCTGACGCTGCGCAGCGACCCGCGCGCCCCGGGCCTGGAGTGCGCGCCGTTCGTCCTGGCCCACGCCTCCGGCGACGACGCCTCCGTGTTCGACAACGGGCTGGCGCTGGAACCGACCGACTGGATCCGCGAGGGCGAGCTGCGGCGGCTGGTGACCACCCGGCACAGCGCCGCGCTGACCGGGCTGCCGGTGGCGCCGGGCATCGGCAACCTGATCCTGGACGGCGGCGGCACCCGGTCGCTGGAGGAGATGGTGGCGGGCACCGAGCGGGGGCTGCTGCTGACCTGCCTGTGGTACATCCGCGAGGTGGACCCGGCGACGCTGCTGCTCACCGGGCTGACCCGGGACGGTGTCTATCTGGTCGAGAACGGCGAGGTGGTGGGCGAGGTGAACAACTTCCGCTTCAACGAGTCGCCGGTGGACCTGCTGGGGCGGGCGGCGGAGGCGGGCCGTACGGAGCGGACGCTGCCGCGGGAGTGGAGCGACTACTTCACGCGCGCCGCGATGCCGCCCCTGCGGATCCCGGACTTCAATATGAGTTCGGTCAGTCCCGGAGTGTGA